A single region of the Enterococcus mundtii genome encodes:
- a CDS encoding LacI family DNA-binding transcriptional regulator produces the protein MVTIREIAKMSGVSKSTVSRVINNDRYVSDDLRKKVQSVIEETNYVVNGNAVKLSKGETYTLGVTLPNNSSCYNQLVDSILYQAKSKGYQVLLLPTYYEKETESHYYTLLEQKMIDGLILTSRTKIDELLEPLRFKGKIVSTEKMDNDDLAMIYPDRKKVYDQLFLTLHTRGISRVIFTTKRSASQSQTTKNKLTAYEMYFGKAIEGKNYFTGIETYADGYAFAIEITTLASIPEVIYVNGDDTAAGVISGMKQAGFIHKKDFTVIGEGNLPYSEILAFSTIDFSPKKIGASAVDFLLSQSDRIVEAEDPVIIWR, from the coding sequence ATCGTTACGATTCGAGAGATCGCAAAAATGTCAGGAGTATCCAAATCTACCGTTTCCAGAGTGATAAATAATGACCGTTACGTATCCGATGATTTACGAAAAAAAGTCCAATCCGTTATTGAAGAGACGAACTATGTGGTGAACGGCAATGCTGTAAAATTGAGTAAAGGAGAAACCTATACTTTAGGTGTTACCTTGCCTAACAACAGTTCTTGTTATAATCAGTTGGTGGACAGTATCTTGTATCAGGCAAAAAGTAAAGGGTATCAAGTATTATTACTTCCTACTTATTATGAAAAGGAGACGGAGAGTCACTATTACACATTACTAGAGCAAAAAATGATCGACGGTCTTATTCTGACGTCACGAACAAAAATTGATGAACTACTTGAACCTCTTCGCTTCAAAGGAAAAATCGTCTCAACTGAAAAGATGGACAATGACGACCTTGCCATGATTTATCCAGATCGAAAAAAAGTGTATGATCAATTGTTTCTTACCCTGCATACCCGTGGTATTTCCAGGGTCATCTTTACTACTAAACGCAGTGCCTCACAAAGCCAGACCACAAAAAACAAATTGACTGCTTATGAAATGTATTTTGGAAAAGCGATTGAAGGAAAAAACTATTTCACTGGTATCGAAACCTATGCAGATGGCTATGCGTTCGCAATAGAGATCACAACTCTCGCCTCTATTCCAGAGGTAATCTATGTCAATGGCGATGATACAGCAGCCGGTGTAATTTCAGGAATGAAACAGGCAGGATTCATTCATAAAAAAGATTTCACTGTCATAGGTGAAGGAAATCTACCATATAGTGAGATATTAGCCTTTTCAACTATTGATTTCTCCCCTAAAAAAATCGGCGCCTCCGCAGTAGATTTTCTCTTATCCCAGAGTGACAGGATCGTGGAAGCAGAAGATCCAGTAATTATTTGGCGATAA